The Medicago truncatula cultivar Jemalong A17 chromosome 4, MtrunA17r5.0-ANR, whole genome shotgun sequence genome includes a region encoding these proteins:
- the LOC11439584 gene encoding uncharacterized protein, with translation MRGVEGCAVRGGNIYWGRKHDTDFKGIVVIFAWVSVPQNLLREFVDLYSSLGWNSLVCYAHYLSAFNEESAVPLAFYVFDELIEVLRTRPCPVVFASFSAGSKACLYKLFQLSEGRCTAPLNLHDCQLFRNCVSGHIYDSGPLDVTSDFGFRFSLHPSIAKVPGPSKLVSWVAKSVASGLDALYLTRFESQSADHWQALYSSVNFGAPFLILCSENDELVRYQSIYDFAQRLRNLNADVNLVNLRSSSHVGHYEHHPIQYRAAVSHLLEKAVSTYSRKVILEQERTGIDGMHDEISELICDLQKVAINSNESFRRVAVGPSDHFFLPSSAGHNNNDRESVIPRDEQKEEPVCAPSFPSISAHSVLGQFLFDVCVPKNVEGWDDVKFCGNRNGRSRVSPFRGIKRIGRSRL, from the exons ATGCGTGGAGTTGAAGGTTGTGCCGTACGAGGCGGTAACATCTACTGGGGAAGAAAACATGACACTGATTTCAAAGGAATCGTTGTAATCTTTGCTTGGGTTTCAGTTCCACAAAACCTGTTACGAGAATTCGTTGACCTTTACTCTTCTTTGGGTTGGAATTCTCTTGTTTGTTATGCTCATTATCTATCCGC GTTCAATGAGGAAAGTGCAGTGCCATTGgcattttatgtttttgatgaaCTTATCGAG GTGCTAAGGACCAGGCCATGTCCTGTTGTGTTTGCTTCTTTTTCTGCTGGGTCGAAAGCTTGTCTGTACAAATTATTTCAG CTTAGTGAAGGAAGATGCACAGCTCCACTCAACTTG CATGACTGTCAATTGTTTAGGAACTGTGTTTCTGGACATATATATGATTCTGGTCCACTAGATGTTACAAGTGATTTTGGCTTCCGCTTTTCTCTACACCCTTCCATTGCAAAAGTGCCCGGACCATCAAAGCTTGTTTCTTGGGTAGCAAAGTCTGTTGCATCTGGTTTGGATGCTTTATACTTGACTAGATTTGAATCTCAATCAGCTGATCATTGGCAGGCTTTATATTCTTCTGTT AATTTTGGGGCTCCATTTCTCATTTTATGTTCGGAGAATGATGAACTTGTGAGATATCAAAGTATCTATGATTTTGCTCAACGATTACGCAATCTCAACGCTGATGTCAATCTTGTAAATCTGAGAAGCTCATCTCACGTTG GTCATTATGAACATCATCCAATCCAATACAGAGCTGCTGTGAGCCATTTATTGGAGAAGGCCGTGTCAACGTATTCACGAAAAGTGATACTTGAACAAGAAAGGACTGGTATCGATGGTATGCACGACGAGATATCTGAGTTAATCTGTGACCTGCAGAAAGTTGCAATTAATTCAAATGAGAGTTTTAGAAGAGTTGCAGTGGGACCAAGTGACCACTTCTTTTTGCCTAGTTCAGCAGGACATAACAACAATGATAGAGAATCTGTGATTCCACGGGACGAACAGAAAGAAGAACCTGTTTGTGCTCCCAGCTTCCCAAGCATCAGCGCTCATAGTGTCCTTGGGCAATTTCTTTTTGACGTTTGTGTTCCAAAGAATGTTGAAGGTTGGGATGATGTGAAATTTTGTGGGAATCGAAATGGGAGGTCACGTGTGTCACCTTTTAGAGGAATTAAACGCATTGGTCGCTCTAGGTTATGA
- the LOC11446955 gene encoding putative ubiquitin-conjugating enzyme E2 38 produces MVSDDSDHKFLSHNISGNCFRDTKSALYKRIMKEWKILENNLPDSIYVKAYETRIDLLRAVIVSAAGTPYHDGLFFFDIQFPDDYPNSPPKIHYHSFGYSLNPNLYPDGTVCLSLLNTWPSTKGEKWDPTRSTLLQLLVSIQALVLNECPLFNEPFYRIFKRSFHETKSFTYNEDVFVKTCHAAYLIIRTPPKNFEVFVKEHFRERGHVLLAACKEYVNGHVRVGYYGYNTMDSSSNRDNSSTVIEVRESFQVSLRSAYRRLYTKFKECGASLETFHHDLEFEVQVNAGSGICEKAMAMIKQALGWKKEST; encoded by the coding sequence ATGGTTTCAGACGATTCAGATCACAAATTCCTCAGCCACAACATCAGTGGAAACTGCTTCAGAGATACAAAAAGCGCCCTCTACAAACGAATCATGAAAGAGTGGAAAATTCTCGAAAACAATCTCCCCGATTCCATCTACGTCAAAGCATATGAAACCCGCATCGATTTACTCCGTGCCGTTATCGTCAGCGCAGCCGGTACACCTTATCACGACGGTCTGTTCTTCTTTGACATTCAATTCCCTGACGATTACCCAAACAGTCCACCAAAGATTCACTATCACTCTTTCGGGTACAGCTTAAACCCTAATCTTTACCCTGACGGCACCGTTTGCTTAAGCCTTCTCAACACATGGCCTAGTACAAAGGGCGAGAAGTGGGACCCAACTAGGTCTACACTTCTTCAGCTTTTGGTCTCTATTCAAGCACTTGTACTTAACGAGTGCCCACTTTTTAACGAGCCTTTTTACCGTATATTCAAACGTTCTTTCCATGAAACCAAGTCATTTACATACAATGAAGATGTTTTTGTTAAAACGTGTCACGCTGCATATTTGATCATTCGGACACCGCCAAAGaattttgaagtatttgttaaGGAACACTTTCGTGAACGAGGACATGTTCTTCTCGCTGCGTGTAAAGAGTACGTGAATGGGCACGTGAGGGTTGGGTATTATGGTTACAACACCATGGACAGCAGCAGCAACCGCGACAATTCTTCGACGGTTATTGAGGTTAGGGAGTCTTTTCAGGTGTCGTTACGGAGTGCTTACCGCCGTTTGTATACAAAGTTTAAGGAGTGTGGTGCTTCGTTGGAAACTTTCCATCATGACTTGGAGTTTGAAGTACAAGTCAATGCTGGGAGTGGAATCTGCGAGAAAGCAATGGCAATGATCAAACAAGCTTTGGGATGGAAGAAGGAGAGTACCTAA
- the LOC11446956 gene encoding cyclin-dependent kinase inhibitor 7, whose amino-acid sequence MSDCKRSSPTIIANGTSISKKRKITASQFQSSEMKHQLPNSLAEAAENILSSASDEFRSDHTPLLTCCSSGKVTETNDVKELDTTPLDPELKTKCFETVDKTNHNLKSFREAEIDEFFANFEREERKRFAEKYNFDIVRDMPLEGRYEWVRLH is encoded by the exons atgagtgatTGTAAACGTTCTTCTCCAACAATTATAGCTAACGGAACTTCCATttccaagaaaagaaaaatcactgCTTCGCAGTTTCAGTCTTCTGAAATGAAGCATCAACTACCAAACTCGCTAGCTGAAGCTGCAGAAAATATTCTTTCGTCGGCTTCCGACGAGTTTCGCTCGGATCACACTCCGCTGTTGACTTGCTGCAGCTCCGGCAAGGTTACTGAAACCAACGACGTTAAGGAGCTCGACACTACACCGTTAGATCCAGAG CTGAAAACTAAGTGTTTTGAAACGGTAGACAAAACGAACCACAATTTAAAATCGTTCag GGAGGCGGAGATTGATGAATTCTTTGCAAATTTTGAGAGGGAAGAGCGGAAGAGATTTGCTGAGAA GTACAACTTTGATATTGTTAGAGACATGCCGTTGGAGGGTCGTTATGAGTGGGTTCGTTTGCATTGA